The sequence CTCATGCTTTTGGTGGCGGACAGCCGCCGGAGGTGAGTGAAGTGCAAGGCTTGTGGGTGCTGAGCAAGGGTCAGAAGCTCAAACAGGAAAGCGCAAACACTCTGCAGCTCAACCCCGGCCCATATCGTCCAAAGATCTCCCCGATAAAAACTAATTCCTAGCAGTTTAAACTCTTCATCGTTGGCTCAAACGATAATGCTGCGGCGTAATCAACTCCTGTTTTTTAAATGATTTACTCAAATGAGCTCCATCTGCGTACCCACACTCATACGCAATGGCGTTAAGCTTCAAGTCAGTTTCCCTGAGAAGTCGCTTCACAGCATTATGGCGCAACCTCTGTATTTCAGCAGCCATCGTGCGCCCTACATACTTTTTAAAGGCATCTTCCAAACGCCTTCGACTCATACCACAACTTTCCGCCAGCAGATCAATGCTAACAGAATGACAAAAATCTTTTCGGATATAGGCAAGCGCTTTGGCTGTAGGTTCATGTGAAATTGCAATGGTATCAGTGGATCCCCTAACAACAACTTCCTTAGGAGGAACCAATATAAGTTCGGAGACATCTTCTCCATTCATCATCCTGTCGAGTGTCTTTGCCGCAGTGTAACCGATTTGCTCCAGATCATCATCCACACTTGTTATCGAGATCGCCGTTGGAATACAGTGAAGCTCATCATTGTCCGCTCCTATTACAG comes from Oceaniferula marina and encodes:
- a CDS encoding substrate-binding domain-containing protein gives rise to the protein HWEKIEEELSALPRPLALMIQNDYLAVTLLQKLEDLGVRVPEEVAVIGADNDELHCIPTAISITSVDDDLEQIGYTAAKTLDRMMNGEDVSELILVPPKEVVVRGSTDTIAISHEPTAKALAYIRKDFCHSVSIDLLAESCGMSRRRLEDAFKKYVGRTMAAEIQRLRHNAVKRLLRETDLKLNAIAYECGYADGAHLSKSFKKQELITPQHYRLSQR